A section of the Rhipicephalus sanguineus isolate Rsan-2018 chromosome 11, BIME_Rsan_1.4, whole genome shotgun sequence genome encodes:
- the LOC119375210 gene encoding peptidase M20 domain-containing protein 2, giving the protein MATDLKEFVHSVVEANSQDLWELSRFVWEHPELAFSEVQCHDWLTDFLERRGFTVTRRYLLDTAFRAEFDAPGGQEGPCVVLLCEYDALPDIGHACGHNLIAESSVGAALAVVEAMKKYRDIRGKVVVLGTPAEESHCGKEPLIRKGALSGVDAAIMAHPAPFDVVAIGFAATQKLIVRFKGKSAHAGARPWEGLNALDAAVAAYVNVSVLRQQLKPTARIHGVITEGGKSPNVIPEMTEMIFNVRALNSKELIELRRRVEACFRAAAEATGCSVDLERKTSYMNVVHNVAIGETYRKHARAFGVSFLDDDGKNVAPLGGATDCGNVSYRVPAIHPLFGLRADKGSANHTRGFTAIANAVDSQQPTLLVAKVLALTALDLLRDAELLDEAKREFEALKLPPEESCKPRCNELNQNSHVNKQ; this is encoded by the exons ATGGCCACGGACCTCAAGGAGTTCGTGCACAGCGTTGTCGAGGCAAACTCGCAGGACCTCTGGGAACTTAGTCGCTTCGTGTGGGAGCATCCGGAGCTCGCTTTTAGTGAGGTGCAATGCCACGACTGGCTCACGGACTTTCTGGAACGACGCGGCTTCACGGTGACCCGTCGCTACCTGCTGGACACGGCCTTCAGGGCAGAATTCGACGCTCCAGGAGGGCAAGAAG GTCCTTGCGTGGTCTTGCTGTGCGAGTACGATGCCCTTCCCGATATAGGCCACGCTTGCGGACACAATCTGATCGCCGAGTCGTCCGTGGGCGCAGCTCTGGCTGTGGTTGAGGCCATGAAGAAGTACAGGGACATTCGCGGGAAA GTGGTAGTACTGGGCACGCCGGCTGAGGAAAGCCACTGCGGCAAGGAGCCGTTGATACGAAAGGGCGCCCTAAGTGGAGTCGACGCTGCTATCATGGCACATCCTGCGCCATTTGACGTCGTGGCTATCGGCTTCGCTGCGACGCAGAAG CTGATAGTCCGCTTCAAAGGCAAATCAGCTCACGCCGGTGCGAGGCCGTGGGAAGGACTGAACGCCCTGGATGCTGCCGTCGCTGCATACGTCAACGTTAGCGTCCTCCGACAACAGCTGAAGCCAACCGCTAGGATCCACG GTGTGATCACCGAAGGCGGCAAGTCTCCGAACGTGATCCCCGAGATGACGGAGATGATCTTCAATGTCCGGGCTCTCAACTCCAAGGAACTGATCGAGCTGCGGCGGAGAGTGGAGGCCTGCTTTCGAGCGGCCGCGGAAGCCACGGGCTGCTCTGTGGACTTGGAACGGAAGACGTCGTACATGAACGTCGTGCACAACGTCGCCATCGGGGAGACCTACCGGAAGCACGCCCGCGCTTTCG GCGTGTCCTTCCTGGACGACGACGGGAAGAACGTGGCACCCTTGGGAGGTGCCACCGACTGCGGCAACGTGTCGTACCGGGTGCCGGCCATCCATCCGCTGTTCGGGCTACGCGCCGACAAGGGTTCGGCCAACCACACGCGAGGTTTCACCGCCATAGCCAACGCCGTGGACTCCCAGCAGCCCACTTTGCTGGTGGCCAAGGTGCTGGCACTGACGGCGCTCGATCTGCTCAGGGACGCCGAGCTGTTGGATGAAGCCAAGCGGGAGTTTGAAGCTCTGAAGCTGCCGCCGGAAGAGAGCTGCAAGCCGCGCTGCAATGAACTGAATCAGAATAGTCACGTTAATAAACAGTGA